The proteins below are encoded in one region of Holophagaceae bacterium:
- a CDS encoding bifunctional (p)ppGpp synthetase/guanosine-3',5'-bis(diphosphate) 3'-pyrophosphohydrolase gives MADGAVPQDLALREGEGTAADELNDTNELNNLSIACGPDSCLTLEGAYAKVKEAFRTHHPDGDMALLDKAFKVGRESHRTQVRKSGEPYFFHPLAVSLSLAEWRLDAVSVACGMLHDTVEDTLMTLNQVKAQFGEEVAEIVDGLTKMSKLDFTDRHLLNAENVRKLLVAMGKDVRVLLVKLADRLHNMQTLGVMREEKRRRIARETLELYAPLANRLGMWNVRSQLEDLAFANLEPERHAELNAAIESKRLKSAALTTEIQNTLESALKEQGIAATVYGRSKHLFGVWKKMGAQEKGLEEIHDWLAYRIICPDRASCYTAMGLVHALYKPIPGRFKDYISLPKDNGYQSIHTSVVMPSGDAFEVQIRTPEMHVHAESGIASHWTYKEGRIANRMEINQVAFLRRMVQLHQDSSDSRELVASLKGELSFRRIQVFTPKGDVKSLPEGVTPIDFAYAIHTQVGHHCVGAKVNGRMVPLKHILLNGDRVEILTRPDHRPSRDWLAIVKSPSAKSRIQGFIREEERNHAVQMGKDRLERDAHAAGIHLDHPDVKAVLEKRLEELKQPNWDAFYALVGFGRLTSHRLLEPLLPAPQRVRAPKPPKAGVEEILVDDTAGVLYHLAQCCKPIWGDEVLGYVTRGRGVAIHHVNCPQFNASTLHTARRVNVGWGKQGNSEFDTEIALTTEDRPGMVLAISEAIQRLNINIQKFQGNTTELGGGLFHIALRVKDRVHLVELLSVLRRVRGVYTAERVRGSVFGKVV, from the coding sequence ATGGCCGACGGCGCGGTTCCTCAGGATCTTGCCCTCCGGGAGGGGGAGGGAACGGCTGCGGATGAGCTCAACGACACGAATGAGCTGAACAACCTGAGCATCGCCTGCGGACCCGATTCCTGCCTGACACTGGAAGGGGCCTACGCAAAGGTGAAGGAGGCCTTCCGGACGCACCACCCGGATGGCGACATGGCCCTGCTGGACAAGGCCTTCAAGGTGGGGCGGGAGAGCCATCGGACCCAGGTGCGCAAGAGCGGCGAGCCTTACTTCTTCCATCCGCTGGCGGTCTCCCTGAGCCTGGCGGAATGGCGCCTGGACGCCGTGAGCGTGGCCTGCGGAATGCTCCACGACACCGTGGAAGACACGCTGATGACCCTGAACCAGGTCAAGGCGCAGTTCGGGGAGGAAGTCGCCGAAATCGTCGATGGCCTCACCAAGATGAGCAAGCTGGACTTCACGGACCGGCACCTGCTGAACGCCGAGAACGTCCGCAAATTGCTCGTGGCCATGGGCAAGGACGTCCGCGTCCTGCTGGTCAAGCTGGCGGACCGCCTGCATAATATGCAGACCCTGGGTGTGATGAGGGAGGAGAAGCGCCGCCGCATCGCCCGGGAGACCCTGGAACTCTATGCGCCGCTGGCGAACCGGCTCGGCATGTGGAACGTGCGCAGCCAGCTGGAGGATCTCGCTTTCGCCAACCTGGAGCCCGAGCGCCACGCGGAATTGAACGCGGCGATCGAATCCAAGCGGCTCAAGAGCGCCGCGCTCACCACGGAAATCCAGAACACCCTCGAATCCGCGCTGAAGGAACAGGGCATCGCGGCCACGGTCTACGGCCGGTCCAAACATCTCTTCGGGGTCTGGAAGAAGATGGGCGCCCAGGAGAAGGGCCTGGAGGAGATCCACGATTGGCTGGCCTACCGCATCATTTGCCCTGACCGCGCCTCCTGCTACACCGCCATGGGGCTCGTCCACGCGCTGTACAAGCCGATCCCCGGGCGCTTCAAGGACTACATCAGCCTGCCGAAGGACAACGGGTACCAGAGCATCCACACCTCGGTGGTGATGCCCTCGGGCGATGCCTTCGAGGTGCAGATCCGCACGCCGGAAATGCATGTCCACGCCGAATCGGGCATCGCCTCCCATTGGACCTACAAGGAAGGCCGCATCGCCAACCGCATGGAGATCAACCAGGTCGCCTTCCTGCGCCGCATGGTGCAGTTGCACCAGGACTCCAGCGACAGCCGGGAGCTGGTGGCCAGCCTGAAGGGCGAGCTGAGCTTCCGGCGCATCCAGGTGTTCACCCCGAAAGGGGACGTGAAGAGCCTGCCGGAGGGCGTGACTCCCATCGATTTCGCGTATGCCATCCACACCCAGGTCGGCCACCATTGCGTCGGCGCCAAGGTGAACGGGCGGATGGTGCCGCTGAAGCACATCCTGTTGAACGGCGACCGGGTGGAGATCCTGACCCGCCCGGACCACAGGCCCTCGAGGGACTGGCTCGCCATCGTCAAAAGCCCCAGCGCCAAGAGCCGCATCCAGGGCTTCATCCGCGAAGAGGAACGGAACCACGCGGTCCAGATGGGGAAGGACCGGCTGGAGCGCGATGCCCATGCGGCGGGCATCCATCTGGACCACCCCGATGTGAAGGCCGTTCTGGAAAAGCGGCTGGAGGAACTGAAACAGCCGAATTGGGATGCATTTTATGCGCTGGTGGGTTTCGGCCGGCTCACGTCCCATCGCCTGTTGGAGCCGCTCCTGCCCGCGCCGCAGCGGGTGCGCGCGCCCAAGCCGCCCAAAGCGGGGGTGGAAGAAATCTTGGTGGACGACACCGCGGGCGTGCTCTACCACCTGGCCCAATGCTGCAAGCCCATCTGGGGCGATGAGGTACTGGGCTACGTGACCCGGGGGCGGGGCGTGGCCATCCACCATGTCAATTGCCCGCAGTTCAACGCCTCGACCCTGCACACCGCGCGCCGGGTGAACGTGGGCTGGGGCAAGCAGGGGAATTCGGAATTCGATACGGAAATCGCGCTCACCACCGAGGACCGGCCGGGCATGGTGCTCGCCATCAGCGAGGCCATCCAGCGCTTGAACATCAACATCCAGAAGTTCCAGGGCAACACCACGGAGCTGGGCGGCGGCCTGTTCCATATCGCGCTGCGGGTGAAGGACCGGGTGCATCTGGTGGAGCTCCTATCCGTGCTGCGCCGGGTCCGGGGCGTCTATACCGCCGAGCGCGTGCGAGGGAGCGTGTTTGGAAAGGTCGTCTGA
- a CDS encoding NUDIX domain-containing protein, with protein MERSSEAGVPSRVWTPPQDAPAIPWRTIERSLVLPQSWPDPHKISFRIPEGPRRAAVAVVLWGDEAGARKILLVQRGFSAPQHPGEIAFPGGMAESEDRDLRWTARRELAEELGVQEDLWELGCFPDGVAKAHTRFTPVLFRWEAPRPSWQLGSEIFDALLLPLRSLLDAPWSTEILDRQGLALEIPRLELPQAPLWGATAFVLRTWLDVLKEVSGEGI; from the coding sequence TTGGAAAGGTCGTCTGAAGCCGGGGTTCCGAGCCGGGTGTGGACGCCGCCGCAGGACGCGCCGGCGATACCCTGGCGGACCATCGAGCGGAGCCTGGTGCTGCCGCAATCCTGGCCGGATCCGCACAAGATCAGTTTCCGGATTCCCGAAGGCCCCCGTCGGGCGGCGGTGGCGGTGGTGCTCTGGGGGGATGAGGCTGGCGCCCGGAAGATCCTGCTGGTCCAGAGAGGGTTCAGCGCGCCGCAACATCCCGGCGAGATCGCTTTTCCCGGGGGCATGGCGGAGTCCGAGGACAGGGATTTGAGGTGGACGGCACGCCGGGAGCTGGCCGAGGAACTGGGCGTGCAGGAAGACCTTTGGGAGCTGGGCTGCTTCCCGGATGGCGTGGCCAAGGCGCACACCCGCTTCACGCCGGTCCTCTTCCGTTGGGAAGCGCCCAGGCCATCCTGGCAGCTGGGCAGCGAGATTTTCGACGCGCTGCTGCTGCCATTGCGCTCCTTGCTGGATGCGCCCTGGTCCACGGAGATACTGGACCGCCAAGGCCTCGCCCTGGAAATTCCCCGGCTGGAATTGCCCCAGGCTCCCCTTTGGGGGGCCACGGCTTTCGTGCTCAGGACCTGGCTGGATGTTTTGAAGGAGGTTTCCGGGGAGGGGATCTAG
- a CDS encoding protein kinase: protein MIRHLLEDRILYLAFRRGWLRLGEGDEVLCQELEWNPDEALARLVNEKRLDAAQIKTLEEDARRELRVWQDMTHDELPRHDSISPTATALGNSPSQSGEHRLWAKLSGIPEGEPWGPYRLLNVLGEGGMGRVYKAMDPVLSRPVALKILQRTGGHNLERFFNEARAQARVEHPYVAKVFAMGEAEGLPFIAMQYVNGTTLKEATGKLRLEEKVRLMAQVCEGVHAAHRLGIIHRDLKPGNVMVEKTPDGEWQPLVLDFGLAWMPEGTALTQAGQTVGTPQYMSPEQARGQPLDRRSDVYALGVTCFEFICGRAPFEGDQPLDILRKATETEPPRPRTLVPDLPLDLEIIILKALEKNPADRYDSAKAMGDDLYHYLNGEPIFARPLSRTGRMKKWVKRHRLLSSVVGTSAATLILVGGFSIAAVVRSKAQARAAARFSQESERLESLLSKVYALPAHNVQAVEDEVRRELDRLEVEINGQGRDAEGPGRLALGRAHLALGDLEDAHSELSRAWDSGYRTLEVAESLGLAKTGLYQASLASVTGPDREDRRRELEDSLRLPALDLLRRANTGERGLPALAAAELALTEGRYLEALDLSKKAREAYPWLYQSHLFDAEVRFTQAAAPIAARNFQEAMRLMAMAETDIAKAKEIGRSAPAVYEMEARRRAEAIHLLMSSSSAKPGDLEWAKAGCDEALRIRPRSWKALGSQASIYLFWAGQMEGWKQDSLPFSGSGIRAANQALALNPKSNEVLSTLAYLWWRQAQLLELAGQDPRPSLSKAVEALQRALQHPEQAATLHQRMGNCYTTQAFFELRNGESPDAAVDAAERQFEESVRLKPSGQAFSDHIWALGVRAQAQVLRGEDPGSTLQAASGLFEKSQRLTPDYFFAQTNLADIVVLHAEYMVDQGRDPSLELDRAEELARAAQKNKSALVYALPNLGQASLLRARWKLKQKLDPSPDLASARRYFEQGHREKPDQFWPRKGLLACRLEQLKARRGWDGTAFERLRADAKKMSLVQAKDPGIRALQARIEEFGKGRSTPTV from the coding sequence ATGATCAGACATCTGCTCGAAGACCGCATACTCTACCTTGCCTTCCGGCGGGGCTGGCTGCGCCTGGGCGAGGGCGACGAGGTGCTCTGCCAGGAGCTGGAATGGAACCCGGATGAGGCCCTGGCACGGCTGGTGAACGAAAAGCGGCTGGATGCAGCGCAGATCAAGACCTTGGAGGAGGATGCCCGCCGGGAATTGCGCGTCTGGCAGGACATGACCCACGACGAGCTGCCGCGCCATGACTCCATCTCCCCCACCGCCACAGCCCTGGGAAATTCACCGAGCCAATCCGGGGAACACCGGCTTTGGGCCAAACTGTCGGGGATCCCCGAGGGGGAGCCTTGGGGCCCCTACCGCCTGCTGAACGTCCTCGGCGAGGGCGGCATGGGGAGGGTCTACAAGGCCATGGATCCCGTGCTCTCGCGGCCGGTGGCGCTGAAGATCCTCCAGCGCACCGGGGGGCATAACCTCGAACGTTTTTTCAACGAGGCCAGGGCCCAGGCCCGGGTGGAGCACCCCTACGTGGCCAAGGTCTTCGCCATGGGCGAGGCGGAAGGCTTGCCTTTCATCGCCATGCAGTACGTCAACGGCACCACGCTCAAGGAAGCCACCGGCAAGCTTCGGCTGGAGGAGAAGGTGCGGCTCATGGCGCAGGTCTGCGAGGGCGTCCACGCGGCCCATCGGCTCGGCATCATCCACCGGGACCTGAAGCCCGGCAATGTGATGGTTGAAAAAACGCCCGACGGGGAGTGGCAGCCGCTGGTGCTGGATTTCGGCCTGGCCTGGATGCCCGAGGGCACCGCCCTGACCCAGGCGGGACAGACCGTCGGAACCCCGCAATACATGAGTCCGGAACAGGCGCGCGGACAACCCTTGGACCGCCGCTCGGATGTCTACGCCCTGGGCGTGACCTGCTTCGAATTCATCTGCGGCCGGGCGCCCTTCGAAGGCGACCAGCCCTTGGACATCCTGCGCAAGGCCACGGAGACCGAGCCGCCAAGGCCCCGCACGCTGGTTCCGGACCTGCCGCTGGATCTGGAAATCATCATCCTCAAGGCGCTGGAGAAGAATCCGGCGGACCGCTATGACTCCGCGAAGGCCATGGGCGACGATCTGTACCATTACTTGAACGGCGAGCCCATCTTCGCCCGGCCGCTCTCGCGCACGGGACGGATGAAGAAGTGGGTGAAGCGCCATCGCCTTCTTTCCAGCGTGGTGGGGACTTCCGCCGCGACGCTCATCCTCGTGGGAGGATTCAGCATTGCGGCAGTGGTGCGGAGCAAGGCCCAGGCCCGGGCCGCGGCCCGTTTTTCCCAGGAATCCGAGCGTCTGGAATCGTTGCTTTCCAAGGTGTATGCCTTGCCGGCGCACAACGTGCAGGCCGTGGAAGATGAAGTGCGCCGTGAGTTGGACCGCCTGGAAGTGGAGATCAATGGCCAGGGCCGGGACGCCGAAGGTCCGGGCCGGTTGGCCCTGGGCCGGGCGCATCTGGCCCTGGGCGACCTGGAAGACGCCCACAGCGAACTGAGCCGCGCCTGGGATTCCGGCTACCGGACGCTGGAGGTGGCTGAATCCCTGGGTCTCGCCAAGACAGGGCTCTACCAGGCCTCTCTGGCCTCCGTCACCGGCCCTGACCGGGAGGACCGGCGCAGGGAACTGGAAGACAGCCTGCGGCTGCCGGCCCTCGATCTGCTCCGGCGCGCCAACACGGGCGAGCGGGGCCTTCCGGCCCTGGCCGCCGCTGAACTGGCGCTCACCGAAGGGCGCTATCTCGAGGCGCTCGATCTTTCCAAAAAGGCCAGGGAAGCCTATCCATGGCTCTACCAGTCCCATCTTTTCGACGCAGAGGTCCGGTTCACCCAGGCCGCGGCGCCCATCGCCGCGCGGAATTTCCAGGAAGCGATGCGGCTGATGGCCATGGCCGAAACCGACATCGCCAAGGCCAAGGAGATCGGCCGCAGCGCTCCCGCCGTCTACGAGATGGAGGCCCGGCGCCGGGCGGAGGCCATCCACCTGCTCATGAGCTCCTCCAGCGCGAAGCCCGGCGACCTGGAATGGGCCAAGGCAGGCTGCGACGAGGCTTTGCGCATCCGTCCCCGAAGCTGGAAGGCGCTTGGAAGCCAGGCTTCCATCTACCTGTTCTGGGCCGGCCAGATGGAAGGCTGGAAACAGGATTCTCTCCCCTTTTCCGGGTCTGGAATCCGGGCCGCCAACCAGGCCCTGGCTTTGAATCCGAAGTCCAACGAGGTGCTCAGCACCCTGGCCTACCTCTGGTGGCGCCAGGCGCAACTGCTGGAACTCGCGGGCCAGGATCCCCGTCCATCGCTGAGCAAGGCGGTGGAGGCCCTCCAGCGCGCCCTGCAGCATCCGGAGCAGGCGGCGACGCTCCATCAGCGCATGGGCAACTGCTACACCACCCAAGCCTTTTTCGAGCTGCGCAACGGGGAATCCCCGGATGCCGCGGTGGACGCGGCGGAACGGCAATTCGAGGAAAGCGTCCGCCTGAAACCTTCAGGGCAGGCCTTCTCGGACCATATCTGGGCCCTGGGCGTGAGGGCCCAGGCCCAGGTGCTGCGGGGGGAGGACCCCGGTTCCACCCTGCAGGCGGCTTCGGGCCTCTTCGAGAAATCGCAGCGCCTGACGCCGGACTATTTCTTCGCGCAGACGAATCTCGCCGACATCGTGGTCCTCCACGCGGAATACATGGTGGACCAGGGCCGGGATCCCAGCCTCGAATTGGACCGGGCGGAGGAACTGGCCCGCGCCGCCCAGAAGAATAAATCGGCTCTCGTCTATGCGCTGCCGAATCTCGGGCAGGCCTCGCTGCTCCGGGCCCGCTGGAAGCTCAAGCAAAAGCTCGACCCTTCTCCGGATTTGGCCTCCGCGCGGCGCTATTTCGAGCAGGGGCACCGCGAAAAACCGGATCAGTTTTGGCCTCGGAAGGGGCTTCTGGCCTGCCGGCTGGAACAATTGAAGGCCCGCAGGGGGTGGGACGGAACCGCCTTCGAGCGGCTGCGCGCGGACGCGAAAAAAATGTCGCTGGTCCAGGCGAAGGATCCGGGTATCCGCGCCCTGCAGGCGCGCATCGAGGAATTCGGCAAAGGCCGATCCACCCCCACGGTTTGA
- a CDS encoding DUF1211 domain-containing protein — translation MSSPFRMSKARVETLVDGVFAIAMTLLILEVKVPELANPKSAAELLGSLHHALPTAIAYFLSFFMLGLFWVWHHRLAEKVTAFNLPLLVITFAFLALVSSFPFAAALFGRYLGNFGTLVVYMPVVGLILVCQVMFLVIARKSGLIREDWDPKEIRMAHKRNLLGLAIFIVGAIPAALPFGLVSTIVVAAIAAIVFTLFKRA, via the coding sequence ATGAGCAGCCCCTTCCGCATGTCCAAGGCGCGGGTGGAAACCCTGGTGGATGGCGTTTTCGCCATCGCCATGACGCTGCTCATCCTGGAAGTGAAGGTCCCGGAGCTCGCGAATCCGAAGTCTGCGGCGGAGTTGCTGGGATCCCTGCACCACGCGCTGCCTACGGCCATCGCCTACTTCCTCAGCTTCTTCATGCTCGGGCTGTTCTGGGTCTGGCATCACCGGTTGGCGGAAAAAGTCACAGCCTTCAATCTGCCCTTGCTCGTGATCACCTTCGCCTTCCTGGCGCTGGTGAGTTCGTTCCCCTTCGCCGCGGCCCTCTTCGGCCGCTATCTGGGCAATTTCGGCACGTTGGTGGTCTACATGCCCGTGGTGGGGCTCATCCTTGTTTGCCAGGTGATGTTCCTCGTCATTGCCCGAAAAAGTGGTCTGATCCGAGAAGATTGGGACCCCAAAGAAATCCGCATGGCCCACAAACGTAATCTGCTGGGGCTTGCCATCTTCATCGTAGGCGCCATCCCGGCCGCCCTGCCCTTCGGCCTGGTTTCAACCATCGTGGTGGCCGCTATCGCCGCGATTGTCTTTACGCTGTTCAAACGGGCCTGA
- a CDS encoding enoyl-CoA hydratase/isomerase family protein: MNDTVLFEIRDRIGILTLNRPDRLNALIPEMAEGFMEGLARSAEPGVKALLLRGNGRGFCAGGDIGWMLKGLQEGRIEEMKALLTLGAKVSHGLKTLPKPVVAVVQGPAAGAGMSLALGADIRIATPDAAFSMAFVKIGLHPDWGGSVMLNMLVNPAIALELMLTGEGIDAKRAYDLGLVNQIVDAEVLEDVLRFMCVRLAHGPSEAFARIKQSSLRNAGHTPESLLALLEEEGRQMAATMQSPDAREGLTAFVEKRMPKFA; encoded by the coding sequence ATGAACGATACCGTCCTGTTCGAGATCCGAGACCGCATCGGCATCCTCACGCTCAACCGCCCGGACCGGCTGAACGCGCTCATTCCCGAGATGGCCGAAGGCTTCATGGAGGGATTGGCGAGGTCCGCGGAGCCCGGCGTGAAGGCGCTTCTGCTGCGGGGGAACGGCCGGGGTTTCTGCGCGGGCGGCGACATCGGCTGGATGTTGAAGGGCCTGCAGGAGGGCCGCATCGAAGAGATGAAGGCCCTGCTCACCCTGGGGGCGAAAGTCTCCCACGGCCTCAAGACCTTGCCCAAGCCCGTGGTCGCGGTGGTCCAGGGCCCGGCCGCCGGCGCGGGCATGAGCCTGGCGCTCGGCGCCGACATCCGCATCGCCACGCCGGACGCGGCCTTCAGCATGGCTTTCGTGAAGATCGGCCTGCATCCCGATTGGGGCGGGAGCGTCATGCTCAACATGCTGGTGAACCCCGCCATCGCCCTGGAATTGATGCTCACGGGCGAAGGCATCGATGCGAAGCGGGCCTATGATCTTGGCCTGGTGAACCAGATCGTGGATGCCGAAGTCCTCGAAGACGTCCTCCGGTTCATGTGCGTCCGCCTGGCCCACGGCCCCAGCGAGGCGTTCGCCCGCATCAAGCAGAGCTCGCTCCGCAATGCAGGCCACACCCCTGAAAGCCTTCTGGCGCTGCTGGAGGAAGAAGGCCGCCAGATGGCCGCCACCATGCAGAGCCCGGACGCCCGGGAAGGCTTGACGGCTTTCGTGGAAAAGCGGATGCCGAAGTTCGCATGA
- a CDS encoding gamma-glutamyl-gamma-aminobutyrate hydrolase family protein: protein MSSILITCRNKQLGTRNYVPAIHVAGWHKPIHLVSPTDPAPSLDGVAGLLLSGGGDVNPKYWGEDLHPKAQLDDERDEMELALIKAAWEKGIPILGICRGEQILNVALGGSMIQDIPDHFGCEPSLHQHGSADVPEVRHTVSVTHNSRLFQLLGAASVPVNSRHHQAVKDLAPDLRAVAFHPETLKDGKPLVEGIEAKDMDRWVVGVQWHPENLMELGSKAGSSARGLFHGFVAAVQDYSYMMASK from the coding sequence GTGTCAAGCATCCTCATAACCTGCCGAAACAAGCAGCTGGGAACGCGGAATTATGTCCCGGCCATCCACGTGGCCGGATGGCATAAGCCCATCCACCTGGTTTCGCCCACCGACCCGGCCCCCAGCCTCGACGGCGTGGCCGGCCTGCTGCTTTCGGGCGGCGGCGACGTGAATCCGAAATATTGGGGCGAGGACCTGCACCCCAAGGCCCAATTGGATGATGAGCGCGATGAAATGGAACTCGCGCTCATCAAGGCCGCCTGGGAAAAGGGCATCCCCATCCTTGGCATCTGCCGGGGCGAGCAGATCCTCAATGTGGCGCTGGGGGGCTCCATGATCCAGGACATCCCGGACCACTTCGGCTGCGAGCCGTCCCTGCACCAGCATGGTTCCGCGGATGTCCCCGAGGTGCGCCATACCGTGTCCGTCACCCACAATTCAAGGCTGTTCCAGCTGCTCGGAGCCGCGTCGGTGCCCGTGAACAGCCGGCACCATCAGGCGGTCAAGGACCTGGCACCGGATCTCCGGGCCGTGGCTTTCCATCCGGAAACCTTGAAGGACGGCAAGCCGCTGGTGGAGGGCATCGAGGCCAAGGACATGGACCGCTGGGTGGTCGGGGTCCAATGGCATCCCGAGAACCTGATGGAATTGGGCAGCAAGGCTGGTTCCTCCGCCCGGGGGCTCTTCCATGGCTTCGTGGCCGCGGTGCAGGACTACTCCTACATGATGGCGAGCAAGTGA